A region of Channa argus isolate prfri chromosome 8, Channa argus male v1.0, whole genome shotgun sequence DNA encodes the following proteins:
- the LOC137131695 gene encoding N-acetyllactosaminide beta-1,3-N-acetylglucosaminyltransferase 3-like isoform X1, translated as MQEATISVSRMRTRIRFVLLAGGLSLLLLHLYNDLIDHKSVPLHVDLRLDHGKIHQPTKKNSHVFTWPRCQKNESAANITHFSSLPSQIQDFLYYRHCRHFPMLLDVPDKCGGADQSAEVFLLLVIKSSPLNYDRREVLRKTWAKERLQNGVWIRRLFISGTMKSGHEKERLNNLLKLEQHEYNDILQWDFRDSFYNLTLKQILFLEWMEKNCPKARFLLNGDDDVFAQTGNMVQYLQSLRKNDGSKHLFTGHLIQNVGPIRSSGSKYFIPVQVQESDLYPPYCGGGGFLLSGYTALVIYNMSKSVIILPIDDVYLGMCLAKAGLSPTSHMGVKTAGLHIPSNKLDGYDPCFYKDILLVHRFLPAQMYLMWHATHEASLKCVLQQKTL; from the exons ATGCAGGAAGCCACGATAAG TGTTTCAAGGATGAGGACACGCATCAGATTTGTCTTGCTGGCAGGAGGTTTGAGTCTTTTGCTCCTCCATCTCTATAATGATTTAATTGACCACAAATCAGTTCCCCTCCATGTAGACCTGAGACTGGATCATGGAAAAATACATCAACCCACAAAAAAGAACTCCCATGTTTTCACCTGGCCAAGATGTCAAAAAAATGAATCTGCTGCCAACATCACACATTTCAGCTCTCTTCCCAGTCAGATACAAGACTTTCTCTACTATCGACACTGTCGCCATTTTCCCATGCTGCTCGATGTTCCTGACAAATGTGGAGGAGCTGATCAATCTGCAGAAGTCTTCCTTCTACTGGTCATCAAAAGCTCCCCTTTGAACTACGACCGCCGAGAGGTGCTGCGTAAAACTTGGGCCAAAGAGAGGCTACAAAATGGCGTGTGGATCCGAAGGCTCTTCATTTCAGGGACAATGAAATCTGGCCATGAGAAAGAGCGACTGAACAACCTGCTCAAGCTGGAGCAACATGAGTACAATGACATCCTCCAGTGGGACTTCAGGGACTCATTCTACAACCTCACCTTGAAGCAGATACTCTTCCTGGAATGGATGGAAAAAAACTGTCCAAAGGCTCGGTTCCTGCTGAACGGTGATGATGATGTATTTGCCCAAACAGGTAACATGGTCCAGTATCTGCAAAGTCTCAGGAAAAATGATGGAAGCAAGCACCTCTTTACTGGTCACCTGATCCAAAATGTGGGGCCCATTCGATCGTCCGGgagcaaatattttattccagttCAGGTACAGGAGTCAGACTTATACCCTCCCTACTGTGGCGGTGGAGGCTTCCTCCTGTCTGGCTACACAGCTCTGGTCATATACAATATGTCCAAGTCAGTCATCATTCTTCCCATTGATGATGTTTACCTGGGAATGTGTTTAGCCAAAGCAGGACTAAGTCCCACTTCACATATGGGTGTAAAAACTGCAGGACTCCACATTCCCTCCAACAAATTAGACGGATATGACCCTTGCTTTTATAAAGACATTTTGCTGGTTCACAGATTCCTTCCAGCTCAAATGTATCTTATGTGGCATGCAACACACGAGGCCAGTCTGAAGTGTGTTCTCCAACAGAAAACGCTTTAG
- the LOC137131695 gene encoding N-acetyllactosaminide beta-1,3-N-acetylglucosaminyltransferase 3-like isoform X2 has product MRTRIRFVLLAGGLSLLLLHLYNDLIDHKSVPLHVDLRLDHGKIHQPTKKNSHVFTWPRCQKNESAANITHFSSLPSQIQDFLYYRHCRHFPMLLDVPDKCGGADQSAEVFLLLVIKSSPLNYDRREVLRKTWAKERLQNGVWIRRLFISGTMKSGHEKERLNNLLKLEQHEYNDILQWDFRDSFYNLTLKQILFLEWMEKNCPKARFLLNGDDDVFAQTGNMVQYLQSLRKNDGSKHLFTGHLIQNVGPIRSSGSKYFIPVQVQESDLYPPYCGGGGFLLSGYTALVIYNMSKSVIILPIDDVYLGMCLAKAGLSPTSHMGVKTAGLHIPSNKLDGYDPCFYKDILLVHRFLPAQMYLMWHATHEASLKCVLQQKTL; this is encoded by the coding sequence ATGAGGACACGCATCAGATTTGTCTTGCTGGCAGGAGGTTTGAGTCTTTTGCTCCTCCATCTCTATAATGATTTAATTGACCACAAATCAGTTCCCCTCCATGTAGACCTGAGACTGGATCATGGAAAAATACATCAACCCACAAAAAAGAACTCCCATGTTTTCACCTGGCCAAGATGTCAAAAAAATGAATCTGCTGCCAACATCACACATTTCAGCTCTCTTCCCAGTCAGATACAAGACTTTCTCTACTATCGACACTGTCGCCATTTTCCCATGCTGCTCGATGTTCCTGACAAATGTGGAGGAGCTGATCAATCTGCAGAAGTCTTCCTTCTACTGGTCATCAAAAGCTCCCCTTTGAACTACGACCGCCGAGAGGTGCTGCGTAAAACTTGGGCCAAAGAGAGGCTACAAAATGGCGTGTGGATCCGAAGGCTCTTCATTTCAGGGACAATGAAATCTGGCCATGAGAAAGAGCGACTGAACAACCTGCTCAAGCTGGAGCAACATGAGTACAATGACATCCTCCAGTGGGACTTCAGGGACTCATTCTACAACCTCACCTTGAAGCAGATACTCTTCCTGGAATGGATGGAAAAAAACTGTCCAAAGGCTCGGTTCCTGCTGAACGGTGATGATGATGTATTTGCCCAAACAGGTAACATGGTCCAGTATCTGCAAAGTCTCAGGAAAAATGATGGAAGCAAGCACCTCTTTACTGGTCACCTGATCCAAAATGTGGGGCCCATTCGATCGTCCGGgagcaaatattttattccagttCAGGTACAGGAGTCAGACTTATACCCTCCCTACTGTGGCGGTGGAGGCTTCCTCCTGTCTGGCTACACAGCTCTGGTCATATACAATATGTCCAAGTCAGTCATCATTCTTCCCATTGATGATGTTTACCTGGGAATGTGTTTAGCCAAAGCAGGACTAAGTCCCACTTCACATATGGGTGTAAAAACTGCAGGACTCCACATTCCCTCCAACAAATTAGACGGATATGACCCTTGCTTTTATAAAGACATTTTGCTGGTTCACAGATTCCTTCCAGCTCAAATGTATCTTATGTGGCATGCAACACACGAGGCCAGTCTGAAGTGTGTTCTCCAACAGAAAACGCTTTAG
- the LOC137131694 gene encoding potassium voltage-gated channel subfamily V member 2-like, translating to MASDNAQLQRCLQNCRSTINCLSKGVEDNKTFTCSLEKRVKAWSSLDNLEGPGTRAECPEGKERPKQQQSLIVNVGGKVFYIPKQCAARYPNSRIGSLALCRDQTKLLSLCDDYSVSKNEFFFDRDPAYFHHICHFYTSGVLWVIREMCPINFEEEIQYWGLSLKDTQLCCWMVFEEKVDELKDNLKVEQELMAEIDMNYEDEHFKEMRFGNVRKTLWNIVENPYSSIVAKAFTVLSNLFVLFSILAMTLNTVKELQIYQINGKTHMEWVEIITIVFFTFEYLIRLVTTPDITLFLKSGLNFVDMVAVMPYFVQIVFEALTDSDDVNAQEDLRTMARVSKLSHVLKVVKLLRIFRILKLARHSTGMRAFGFTLRQCYQQASCILLFIAMGIFTFSALLHSAERDTEGSPISSIPYAWWWAAVSISTVGYGDVVPATILGRIVAFGCISFGIILNGMPISFLFNKFSDYYAKLKAQEYNTTLVQRRFLLKKRLRKTLDMCFHPS from the exons ATGGCTTCTGACAATGCTCAGCTGCAGAGGTGTTTGCAAAACTGCCGCTCTACTATAAACTGTCTGTCAAAAGGTGTAGAGGACAACAAAACTTTCACGTGTTCTTTGGAGAAAAGAGTCAAAGCATGGAGCTCTCTGGATAATCTGGAAGGTCCTGGCACCAGAGCAGAATGTCCTGAAGGCAAGGAGAGACCTAAACAGCAGCAGAGCCTGATTGTTAATGTTGGTGGGAAAGTGTTTTATATCCCCAAACAGTGCGCCGCTAGATATCCTAACTCCCGGATAGGCTCTCTGGCTCTCTGCAGGGACCAAACAAAACTCCTCTCACTGTGTGACGATTACTCTGTAAGCAAGAACGAGTTCTTCTTTGACCGTGACCCTGCTTACTTCCACCACATCTGCCATTTTTATACAAGCGGAGTGCTGTGGGTCATACGAGAAATGTGCCCCATCAACTTTGAGGAGGAAATCCAATACTGGGGTCTGAGCCTTAAAGACACTCAGCTCTGCTGCTGGATGGTGTTTGAGGAGAAGGTGGATGAACTGAAAGACAACCTGAAGGTGGAACAAGAGCTTATGGCAGAGATTGATATGAACTATGAGGATGAACACTTCAAGGAGATGAGATTTGGGAATGTGCGGAAGACTCTGTGGAACATCGTGGAAAATCCGTACTCTTCAATTGTGGCAAAGGCTTTCACAGTGCTCTCTAACCTTTTTGTGCTCTTCTCCATCTTGGCAATGACTCTAAACACTGTGAAAGAACTTCAGATATATCAAATCAATGGCAAAACGCACATGGAATGGGTGGAAATTATCACCATCGTGTTCTTTACCTTTGAATATTTAATTCGCCTCGTCACCACTCCTGACATCACTTTGTTTTTGAAGAGTGGACTCAACTTTGTTGATATGGTGGCTGTCATGCCTTATTTTGTCCAGATTGTCTTTGAAGCCCTGACTGATTCAGATGATGTGAATGCACAGGAAGACCTCAGGACCATGGCTCGAGTCAGCAAGCTAAGTCATGTTCTCAAAGTGGTTAAGCTGCTGCGGATATTTCGGATTTTAAAACTGGCTCGTCACTCAACCGGCATGAGAGCGTTCGGGTTCACTTTGCGGCAGTGTTACCAGCAGGCCTCgtgcattttgctttttattgccaTGGGGATCTTCACTTTCTCTGCCCTCCTGCATTCTGCGGAGAGGGACACTGAGGGATCTCCGATCAGCAGCATCCCATACGCCTGGTGGTGGGCTGCA GTCAGCATCTCAACTGTGGGATATGGCGATGTGGTTCCTGCAACTATCCTTGGCCGCATTGTGGCCTTTGGCTGCATCTCATTTGGTATCATTCTGAATGGCATGCCGATCTCTTTCCTCTTTAACAAATTCTCTGATTACTACGCCAAGCTAAAGGCCCAGGAGTACAACACTACCTTAGTGCAGCGGCGCTTTCTACTTAAGAAGCGCCTCAGAAAAACACTGGACATGTGTTTCCATCCCTCCTAA
- the LOC137131834 gene encoding low-density lipoprotein receptor-like isoform X2, with the protein MGQLGALVLLIAPVMCLQIWGAAGHSLPACSEHLEFRCSNGLCIPRVSVCDGHKDCGDGSDEHRCGHVWCKKGEFACRSRRCISLHLLCNSIDDCGDGSDEASCQNCTAGLVSCGQSDTCLPRNRLCDGRSDCQDGWDETRELCGFSQPLPQTSPKCTASEFHCGDGQCIRHAWRCDGSWDCSDGSDEDNCAQDECQVNNGGCSHHCVDQPMGFLCHCPENMRLVTDSQCEEVDMCLERDVCDQLCVHTNGSVTCACHESYHMNSKTGECKAKGDEAQLVFTSSEGMGWMNIPGTEYSKLGPNLPGPGPVAALASNSTLYWAEEQQGFIYRVSTNEKPQEKVLLLKVQGSVSGLAVDWIHHLLYWTSMESGSLSVGLLDGLAQRQLITGLDKPSAIAVDPLQGLLFWAQCGSSPKIEKASLDGKSRTPLVTSLIRHPVALSLDVPRQLLYWVDQTMRSISRINFEGHARKTVVESNGYLDQPFGLVVFEGFVYWSEEVTRSICRADKHNGRQLQVLLTNLTAPRGVVLMHTVLQPNGPSGCGLPGEVCQHKCVVDLMSERPEFSCVSPEPRLNKTQEVLIPALALSDSTFAQILSLIIFLSVLLVGLGLWRWREEFRSSRHLIAQSFSLKESQDPLIIQVPPGGPNTCHLKETLLKLDLDSE; encoded by the exons ATGGGACAACTTGGGGCTTTGGTTCTCCTCATCGCCCCAGTCATGTGCCTTCAGATTTGGG GTGCTGCGGGTCACTCTTTGCCTGCCTGCAGCGAGCACCTGGAGTTCAGGTGCAGTAATGGTTTGTGCATCCcgagggtgagtgtgtgtgatggacaCAAAGACTGTGGAGACGGTTCAGATGAACACCGCTGTG GTCATGTGTGGTGTAAAAAGGGTGAATTTGCCTGCCGCAGCAGACGGTGCATCTCTCTTCATTTACTCTGCAACAGCATAGATGACTGTGGCGACGGCAGCGATGAGGCTTCCTGCCAGAACTGCACCGCTGGTTTAGTTTCCTGTGGGCAGTCTGACACATGCCTGCCCAGAAACAGGCTGTGTGATGGTCGGTCAGACTGCCAAGATGGTTGGGATGAGACTCGGGAGTTGTGTGGTTTTAGCCAGCCTCTCCCACAGACCTCTCCCAAGTGTACAGCATCAGAGTTTCATTGTGGAGACGGACAGTGCATCCGTCATGCCTGGAGGTGTGACGGCTCATGGGACTGCTCTGACGGCAGTGATGAGGACAACTGTG CTCAGGATGAGTGCCAGGTCAATAATGGAGGATGCTCTCATCACTGTGTGGACCAGCCAATGGGTTTCCTCTGCCACTGCCCCGAAAACATGAGGCTGGTCACAGAcagccagtgtgagg AGGTGGACATGTGCTTGGAGAGAGATGTGTGtgatcagctgtgtgttcacACTAACGGCAGCGTGACCTGTGCCTGCCACGAGAGTTACCACATGAATTCCAAGACTGGAGAATGCAAGGCCAAAG GAGATGAGGCTCAGCTTGTATTCACCTCATCCGAAGGAATGGGATGGATGAATATCCCTGGTACAGAGTACAGCAAACTGGGTCCAAATTTACCAGGACCAGGGCCTGTGGCGGCCTTGGCCTCAAACAGCACATTGTACTGGGCCGAGGAACAACAAGGCTTTATATACAG GGTCTCCACGAATGAAAAGCCACAGGAGAAAGTGTTGTTGCTGAAAGTTCAAGGTTCAGTGTCAGGCCTGGCTGTGGACTGGATCCACCACCTCCTCTACTGGACCAGTATGGAGAGCGGTTCTCTAAGCGTTGGCCTGCTGGATGGTTTGGCTCAGCGGCAGCTCATCACAGGACTGGACAAACCATCTGCGATAGCAGTGGATCCTCTGCAAGG tttgctgttcTGGGCTCAGTGTGGCAGCTCCCCAAAGATTGAGAAGGCTAGTTTGGATGGCAAAAGCAGGACGCCTCTGGTCACTTCTTTAATACGCCACCCTGTTGCCCTCTCTCTAG aTGTCCCTCGCCAGCTGCTGTATTGGGTTGACCAGACGATGAGAAGCATCTCCAGGATAAATTTTGAAGGCCATGCCCGTAAAACAGTGGTAGAATCAAATGGTTATCTGGATCAGCCTTTTGGACTTGTTGTATTCGAG GGTTTTGTTTATTGGAGTGAAGAAGTTACACGCTCCATCTGCCGAGCAGACAAGCACAATGGGAGACAACTTCAAGTGCTTCTTACAAATCTCACAGCACCGCGGGGTGTGGTCCTCATGCATACTGTTCTTCAACCAAACG GGCCTTCTGGATGTGGGCTCCCCGGGGAAGTGTGCCAGCACAAGTGTGTTGTCGACCTAATGTCGGAGCGTCCCGAGTTCAGCTGTGTCTCTCCAGAACCACGACTAAACAAAACTCAAGAAGTTCTTATTCCTGCATTGGCGTTATCTGACTCAACATTTGCCCAAATCCTGTCTCTTATCA TTTTCCTCAGTGTGCTGCTGGTGGGACTGGGTCTTTGGCGGTGGAGAGAGGAGTTCAGATCGTCCAGGCATCTCATTGCCCAGAGCTTCTCCCTCAAAGAGTCCCAGGACCCACTCATTATCCAGGTGCCACCAGGGGGTCCCAACACCTGTCACCTCAAG GAAACTCTGCTTAAGCTGGACTTGGACAGTGAATGA
- the LOC137131834 gene encoding low-density lipoprotein receptor-like isoform X1 produces the protein MGQLGALVLLIAPVMCLQIWGAAGHSLPACSEHLEFRCSNGLCIPRVSVCDGHKDCGDGSDEHRCGHVWCKKGEFACRSRRCISLHLLCNSIDDCGDGSDEASCQNCTAGLVSCGQSDTCLPRNRLCDGRSDCQDGWDETRELCGFSQPLPQTSPKCTASEFHCGDGQCIRHAWRCDGSWDCSDGSDEDNCAQDECQVNNGGCSHHCVDQPMGFLCHCPENMRLVTDSQCEEVDMCLERDVCDQLCVHTNGSVTCACHESYHMNSKTGECKAKGDEAQLVFTSSEGMGWMNIPGTEYSKLGPNLPGPGPVAALASNSTLYWAEEQQGFIYRVSTNEKPQEKVLLLKVQGSVSGLAVDWIHHLLYWTSMESGSLSVGLLDGLAQRQLITGLDKPSAIAVDPLQGLLFWAQCGSSPKIEKASLDGKSRTPLVTSLIRHPVALSLDVPRQLLYWVDQTMRSISRINFEGHARKTVVESNGYLDQPFGLVVFEGFVYWSEEVTRSICRADKHNGRQLQVLLTNLTAPRGVVLMHTVLQPNGPSGCGLPGEVCQHKCVVDLMSERPEFSCVSPEPRLNKTQEVLIPALALSDSTFAQILSLIIFLSVLLVGLGLWRWREEFRSSRHLIAQSFSLKESQDPLIIQVPPGGPNTCHLKHCFCPNTGEPYCLRSYRCFHLIKLCFFLVCGFTTFNPPSYQSESLGGLGLLCNSCATSVQKPHE, from the exons ATGGGACAACTTGGGGCTTTGGTTCTCCTCATCGCCCCAGTCATGTGCCTTCAGATTTGGG GTGCTGCGGGTCACTCTTTGCCTGCCTGCAGCGAGCACCTGGAGTTCAGGTGCAGTAATGGTTTGTGCATCCcgagggtgagtgtgtgtgatggacaCAAAGACTGTGGAGACGGTTCAGATGAACACCGCTGTG GTCATGTGTGGTGTAAAAAGGGTGAATTTGCCTGCCGCAGCAGACGGTGCATCTCTCTTCATTTACTCTGCAACAGCATAGATGACTGTGGCGACGGCAGCGATGAGGCTTCCTGCCAGAACTGCACCGCTGGTTTAGTTTCCTGTGGGCAGTCTGACACATGCCTGCCCAGAAACAGGCTGTGTGATGGTCGGTCAGACTGCCAAGATGGTTGGGATGAGACTCGGGAGTTGTGTGGTTTTAGCCAGCCTCTCCCACAGACCTCTCCCAAGTGTACAGCATCAGAGTTTCATTGTGGAGACGGACAGTGCATCCGTCATGCCTGGAGGTGTGACGGCTCATGGGACTGCTCTGACGGCAGTGATGAGGACAACTGTG CTCAGGATGAGTGCCAGGTCAATAATGGAGGATGCTCTCATCACTGTGTGGACCAGCCAATGGGTTTCCTCTGCCACTGCCCCGAAAACATGAGGCTGGTCACAGAcagccagtgtgagg AGGTGGACATGTGCTTGGAGAGAGATGTGTGtgatcagctgtgtgttcacACTAACGGCAGCGTGACCTGTGCCTGCCACGAGAGTTACCACATGAATTCCAAGACTGGAGAATGCAAGGCCAAAG GAGATGAGGCTCAGCTTGTATTCACCTCATCCGAAGGAATGGGATGGATGAATATCCCTGGTACAGAGTACAGCAAACTGGGTCCAAATTTACCAGGACCAGGGCCTGTGGCGGCCTTGGCCTCAAACAGCACATTGTACTGGGCCGAGGAACAACAAGGCTTTATATACAG GGTCTCCACGAATGAAAAGCCACAGGAGAAAGTGTTGTTGCTGAAAGTTCAAGGTTCAGTGTCAGGCCTGGCTGTGGACTGGATCCACCACCTCCTCTACTGGACCAGTATGGAGAGCGGTTCTCTAAGCGTTGGCCTGCTGGATGGTTTGGCTCAGCGGCAGCTCATCACAGGACTGGACAAACCATCTGCGATAGCAGTGGATCCTCTGCAAGG tttgctgttcTGGGCTCAGTGTGGCAGCTCCCCAAAGATTGAGAAGGCTAGTTTGGATGGCAAAAGCAGGACGCCTCTGGTCACTTCTTTAATACGCCACCCTGTTGCCCTCTCTCTAG aTGTCCCTCGCCAGCTGCTGTATTGGGTTGACCAGACGATGAGAAGCATCTCCAGGATAAATTTTGAAGGCCATGCCCGTAAAACAGTGGTAGAATCAAATGGTTATCTGGATCAGCCTTTTGGACTTGTTGTATTCGAG GGTTTTGTTTATTGGAGTGAAGAAGTTACACGCTCCATCTGCCGAGCAGACAAGCACAATGGGAGACAACTTCAAGTGCTTCTTACAAATCTCACAGCACCGCGGGGTGTGGTCCTCATGCATACTGTTCTTCAACCAAACG GGCCTTCTGGATGTGGGCTCCCCGGGGAAGTGTGCCAGCACAAGTGTGTTGTCGACCTAATGTCGGAGCGTCCCGAGTTCAGCTGTGTCTCTCCAGAACCACGACTAAACAAAACTCAAGAAGTTCTTATTCCTGCATTGGCGTTATCTGACTCAACATTTGCCCAAATCCTGTCTCTTATCA TTTTCCTCAGTGTGCTGCTGGTGGGACTGGGTCTTTGGCGGTGGAGAGAGGAGTTCAGATCGTCCAGGCATCTCATTGCCCAGAGCTTCTCCCTCAAAGAGTCCCAGGACCCACTCATTATCCAGGTGCCACCAGGGGGTCCCAACACCTGTCACCTCAAG CATTGTTTCTGTCCGAATACTGGAGAGCCATACTGCCTCAGAAGTTACAGATGTTTCCACCTAATTAAGTTATGTTTCTTCTTGGTTTGTGGTTTCACCACATTCAATCCACCGAGCTACCAATCAGAAAGCTTGGGAGGACTCGGGCTGCTTTGTAACAGCTGCGCAACATCAGTTCAGAAACCTCATGAATAA